The following proteins come from a genomic window of Vidua chalybeata isolate OUT-0048 chromosome 2, bVidCha1 merged haplotype, whole genome shotgun sequence:
- the LOC128782599 gene encoding uncharacterized protein LOC128782599 produces the protein MTSSYNISALHKERPHKYKGEKSGWRQPCRNGLGESVLLQQPGVQSPSRGAADMAHPILSYPILSYPILSYPILSSVNSSSKVGAQVQSSTRGTSTAPSPVPGWLCPCFLGSTSQRSVPKAQEGPAWPAGPQPPPPSFCCKISSKGQGCFSLSLLNAALPACRLLSTAYSSRRKPQNEDAESSAVRPGSSGCGSRQGRSTRSALGGLLRAGGGQGLQLPLQPLPSKSPSAGDAPGALTAGASAKSFQRPVWSWGIAGGVKPVRARLSSTLSPLWEPYPA, from the exons ATGACAAGTTCCTACAACATCTCAGCTCTTCACAAGGAGAGGCCTCATAAGTACAAGGGGGAGAAGAGTGGCtggaggcagccctgcagaaatgGACTGGGGGAGTCAGTGttgctccagcagccaggagtgCAGAGCCCATCCCGAGGTGCAGCAGACATGGCACA tcctatcctatcctatcctatcctatcctatcctatcctatcctatcctatcctatcctcTGTAAACTCGAGCAGCAAGGTGGGAGCTCaagtgcagagcagcaccagaggcaccagcacagctcccagccctgtgccaggctggctctgtccctgctttttgggatCGACATCGCAGAGATCTGTGCCGAAAGCACAGGAAGGCCCAGCATGGCCTGCAGGCCCCCAGCCgcctcctccctccttctgcTGCAAAATCAGCTCCAAAGGGCAGGGGtgcttttctctgtctctcttaaATGCTGCTTTGCCAGCTTGCCGGCTGCTTTCAACAGCGTACTCGTCACGGAGGAAGCCTCAGAATGAAGATGCAGAAAGCAGCGCCGTGCGGCCGGGGAGCAGCggctgtggcagcaggcagggccgCAGCACCAGGAGCGCCCTGGGCGGGCTGCTGCGGGCTGGAGggggccaggggctgcag CTCCCCCTTCAGCCGCTGCCCTCCAAGAGTCCAAGTGCAGGTGATGCTCCCGGTGCTCTGACAGCTGGAGCCTCAGCAAAGTCCTTCCAAAGGCCCGTGTGGAGCTGGGGCATCGCAGGAGGAGTGAAACCAGTCCGTGCAAGGCTGAGCTCGACGCTTTCCCCGCTGTGGGAGCCCTATCCCGCATAG